Below is a genomic region from Aurantimonas sp. HBX-1.
TCGTGGATTCCGGGCTCCACCATGTGGATGGTCGGCTGGTCGATCGTGTCGGTCTGGTAGTTCAGCGCCCGGGCGAGGATGCGGGCGGTGGTGGTCTTGCCGACGCCGCGCACGCCGGTGAGCATCCACGCCTGGGCGATCCGGCCGGTCTCGAAGGCGTTGGTGAGGGTGCGCACCATCGGCTCCTGGCCGATCAGGTCCTCGAACGAGGCGGGGCGATATTTGCGGGCGAGGACGCGGTAGGGTGTCGCAGCGCCCTCCGGTGTCGTCGCTGTGCCGCTGTCGGTATCGCTCATTGCGTCAGGTCCGGATCTCGGGAAGCGCGTGCCCCGGTCGGCAGATACCGCCCGCTCGGCATCGCCGCCCGCCGGGATGCCACGCTCCGCCCGGTTCTGAAGCGAAAGGATTGACGGCGCAACCCCCGTCGCACAGATGCGGCATGGCCGTCGTTTTGCCTTGAATGAAGCGGACGACAGTCGCAAACATCGTGCTGCCGCAACCGGCGGGGGCACGCCGGGCGGCAGGACGCGCCGCAGAGAAACATCATGGCCCTTGGACGATACCAGCGACAGCGCAAGCTGGCGCTCTTTGCGATTCTCTTCGCCGCCTTCATGGCGCTGCTCTTCGTCGGCTCGGCTTGGCCGGAGGAGATGCACGAATCGGTCGAAATGGCAGGCCTGGCGCTGATCGTCATCGGCATTGCCGGCCGGATCTGGTGCACCCTCTACATCGGCGGGCGCAAGGCCGCCGAGATCGTCGCCGAGGGTCCCTACTCGATGTCGCGCAATCCGCTCTACGTGTTTTCCAGCATCGCCGCCGGCGGCGCCGGGGCGGCCACGGGCAGCATCGTCCTCGGCCTCGTCTTCGCGATCGGCTGCGCCGCGGCGTTCCGGATCGTCATCCTGCGGGAGGAGGCCTATCTCCGCGACGCCTTCGGAACGTCGTTCGACAGCTACGTCACCCGCGTGCCGCGCTTCCTGCCGGATATCTCGCTGTTCCGGGACGCGCCGACGATCACCGTCGACATGGCGCTGGTCTACCGGACGCTGGGCGACGGGCTGGTCTTCTTCCTGGCCGTGCCGTTCTTCGAAACGGTGGAGATGCTGCAGGCGGGGGGCTATCTGCCGGTGCTGCTGCGGCTCTATTGAGCGGCGGCAAGGGCAGCGCCGCTGCCCCCTCGCGACACGGGTAAGAAGGTGGGAGGCTGGCACGATGACCCGTGCCATGCTCGTTGGGGCTGCTTCCTTCCGGACCTGACCCGGTTGGCGAGTGGCTCGTCCACCACCAACCTCCCGGCCTCCATATCGATGATCGCCGTCCTAAATGCAAGACGGGCGCTTCTGGAGATCACGCGATGCAAGCCTTCGAACTCGACTCCCGTCTGGCGGCGGACACCGTGGCGGTGAGCAGGCTCGGGCTGTGCGAATTGCGGCTGATGAACGACCGGCGATGGCCCTGGGTGATCCTCGTGCCGCAGCGTCCCGGCATCACCGAGTTTCATGAGTTGACGCCGCTCG
It encodes:
- a CDS encoding isoprenylcysteine carboxylmethyltransferase family protein, with amino-acid sequence MALGRYQRQRKLALFAILFAAFMALLFVGSAWPEEMHESVEMAGLALIVIGIAGRIWCTLYIGGRKAAEIVAEGPYSMSRNPLYVFSSIAAGGAGAATGSIVLGLVFAIGCAAAFRIVILREEAYLRDAFGTSFDSYVTRVPRFLPDISLFRDAPTITVDMALVYRTLGDGLVFFLAVPFFETVEMLQAGGYLPVLLRLY